The window TTTCCAGCTGTGGTCAGGGAGGTCGCTGAGGCTCTGCACGCTGCTCAGCGGTGTCTCACTGAGCAGGGCGGCGATCTGCGGGTGAACGTCGGCGACCAGTTCGACCTGCGCATCGGCTTGTCGATGGTTGAAAATCCCTGTGTCGATGTAGTCGTCGACGTCGAACGTGGCGTGCAACTCCGCCACTTCATCCAGGACCCTGACCTCGCGAATGCGATGCAGGGCGAACTGGCGAAGATCGTCGTAGCCATCAACCGATGCCACCAAGTAGCTGATGGCGTGTCGGGACACCAGTCCGGCGGGGTGCAGACGGAACTGCTTGAGTTCGCTTTTGCTGCGGCTCTGATACGTCACTTCCAGTTTCCGGCGCTCCAGCAAGCCGGTTGAAACCTCACTCCAGACCTGGGGTGCAATGCTGGCAGGAAGCAAGGTTTTGCCGTTGGGAACCGTTCGGACCCGCTTTGCCCAATCCGCCAGGCCGTTGTTACCCAGATCGCCCAGAAAGTTTCGGGCGCGCCTGAATTGGGGGCCGAGTTGGTCCAGCACCGCTTGCGGGAGCAGGGTGGTCAGATGTCGTTCGGAGAGGTAGAGCGCCAGCGCTGTCGGGGTGTCCATGTCTTCCAGTTTCAGCGGCGCGTCGCGAGTGAAACTCCAGCGAAAGGGAGTTTCACTGTCGTTGCACTGCAGCGAGAAGGGAATGGACAACCGGCTCAGATCGCGCTGAACGGAGCGCAGCGTTACGGAAAAACCCTTGTCCCGGAGCTTTTCCAGCAGTGTCGATGTAGCAATGCGCTGCGGCTCCGTGGGTATCAGACGCAGCAATGCGAACAGCCGCAGCAGCGTATCCTTCGCTTGAGACATGGCAACTACCTTGTAAGCCTATTCAATGGATGGTCGCCATTTTGGCGCCAACTTAGCATCGATGCTACGAGATCGGATGGCTTAGTGCCATCTTTCTGTATTCCATAAAACTAAAGTCTAGACATGTGCAATTGTCTGCGCCTGCTCAACCGGGGGCACGCCGGCTCTGGGCATCGCGTTTGAGATCGCTGTATTCGCGATAGAACGCGTAGCCTTTCTGCAGAACGACAAATAATCCGATCACTGCAAGCAGGTTTTTCATAAGTGGTTCCTTGATTTGCAGTCATTGTCTTCAGTGGGGCGACAAGGTATGTCGCGCTCTATCTTGTTCAGGATCAGAAATTCTTCCAGACGCGCCTTGAGCACCTCTTTGTGGGTCGCCTCCCGGTATCCGAGTGGCAAGTCATGGCAAGCCGGGCAGCTTGTGGGAGGCGGTAAAACGCTCGGTCTTGAATCACAACAAGGCAAGACGGTCGTTTTCCAGAAGCATTCGGGACAGACAAAGGTGAGAGGGAGTGACATGAGCATGGCGACCACGTGCAATCTTCGGTGCTGCAAGATTGCTTTGCGGGAGCGACAGCACATGTCGCTCATCTGCAGGCGCTGAGTAGGAAAGGAAAGGAACGGAACGGACTATCTATATTGGGTCGACTTCTGCCTTTCCCATCAGGCAGAAAACGGCCAAAAGCAGCCACTCCAACAAGTGAACACTTTTTGTTTTCCGTCAGTTTGCAAAGATCAATTTTCGAGCGTTAGGCACGAATCAATCCTCTCTAACACCATCTGAAGCTTCTGTCTTAGCGATGGGAGCTCCGATGCAGTCAACGCATGCGGTCTTCCTGCCATTCCGAGAAACGCAGCTAGAGCGAGGTCAGAGTGCTTCACCAGTGCCACCAAATGGTCGCCTTTCGGGCCATTACTTCCGGCCAGCCAGTTCTTAACTGTCCGCTCATTCGCGTTCGTCCAACGCATCAATGTTTTCGTCGCCTGATGCGTCTCACCGAGCTCCTTGTGAAGGGCTTTAGCAATCTCCGCTGCATATTGCTCTGGAGCCAGAAAAGATTTGCCCGTTTTCGTGAACATTTTTCTCTCCCCGGTCTTCTACCTTCAATAGAACTATTTCGGACAACGTGGTGGCTAATCACGGCTTGATGTCGCCTTAGTAGCCGTGGGTGAGATTGAGGATGGTTGTCGATGCACAGGCTCATTGGCGCAGGTGATGCACACAATGGATCAAGCGCGACCTTGGCAGCCGCGTATGTCCGCATGTCTACCGAGCACCAGCAGTACTCGACCGAAAATCAGCTTGATGTCATTCGCATTTATGCGGCCGCCCACGCCCATGAGATCATTAAGGTCTACACGGACATGGGTAAAAGTGGCCTTCGCCTGGAGGGTCGAGATGCGCTAAAACAATTGTTCTTCGACGTGGAGAGTGGTCGCGCCGACTATTCAACAGTTCTGGTCTACGACGTCAGCCGCTGGGGCCGCTTCCAAGATCCAGACGTCAGCGCCAGCTATGAAGTGCGGTGCAGACAAGCAGGTGTCTCGGTTCAATACTGCGCGGAGCAGTTCACCAACGATGGCTCGCCAGTATCCAACATCGTCAAAAGCGTGAAGCGGATGATGGCAGGTGAATACAGCCGGGAGCTCTCGGTGAAGGTTTTCGCAGGACAATCTCGGCTCATCGAGCTTGGATATCGTCAGGGTGGGCCGGCGGGATTTGGACTCAGGCGGCAATTAATCGACAGCACCGGTTCACCCAAAAACGAACTGAGCGTAGGTGAACATAAAAGCATTCAAACAGACCGGGTAATTTTGGTACCTGGCCCACCGGGCGAAGTCGAAATTGTGTTGCACATCTACCGACTGTTCGTGGAAGAAGGCAGGAGCGAGCGCGAGATTGCCGATTGGTTAAATGCTCAAGGCGTGCTCAATGACCGTTCTAGAAAATGGTCTAGGGGCACCGTGCACCAAGTACTGATTAATGAGAAGTACGTCGGCAATAACGTGTGGAACCATAGCTCGTTCAAACTTAAACAAACGCGAACCCAAAACCCTCCTGAAGAGTGGGTTCGGGCGAATGGTGCCTTCAGCCCTATCGTCAACTTGATCCTATTTCAAGCCGCTCAGTCGATCATCCAAACGCGTTCGTATCGAATGCCCGATGAGGAGATGCTGCACGTATTGAAGGCCATCTATGAACGTCGCGGTTTTTTGTCGGGTCTTGTCATTGATGAGGCAGAAGGGTGTCCTTCAAGCAGTGCTTACCAGCATCGATTTGGAAGCTTGCTTCGCTGTTATTCCCTAATCGGTTACACACCTGCACGCAACTACCAATATATCGAAGCTAACAAAAGACTTCGCGAGATGCACCCTGTGCTGCTTCAGCACACCATTTTGAAAATAGCGGAGGTGGGTGGCGATGTAACGGTTGATCCGAACACCGGCCTCATGCTGATTAACAAGGAATTGTCAATTTCTCTCGTGTTGTGTCGCTGCCAGGTTTCAATCGCTGGCTATAAGCGCTGGAAAATTCGTTTCGACTTAGGCCTGAATCCTGACCTGACCATCGCCGTGCGAATGAAAGAACTCGAAGAAGCAGCTCAGGATTACTACATCCTGCCCACCATCGACATGGCATCCCCTCACCTACGGCTGGCGGAAAACAATCAGGCATGCCTCGAGATTTACCGGTTCGAAACATTGGACATCCTCTCGGAACTGACGCGCCGCGCTGATTATAGGAGAGTGGCATGACGGTAATTCAAACCCCTCGCAGAGCCCGGATGCATGTAGCGGAGGAGTCGACGATTCGTCTAATTCCACTGAAAGACATCCGTGTACTCAATCCCCGTGCACGCAACAAACAAGTCTTCGCCAAATTGGTCGAGAACATCTCAGCATTAGGCCTGAAGCGTCCGATAACAGTCGCACCCACAACCAATGGCTGTGAAGCGTTTGAGATAGTTTGTGGGCAAGGTCGCTTTGAGGCATTTCAAGCATTAGGTGAGCAAAAAATACCATGCATTGTTGTGAGTGCTAGCGAGGCGGATAGATACCTGATCGGTCTGGTGGAGAACCTGGCGCGCAGGAAGCATTCCAATATCGAGCTCCTGACTGCGATCCAAATTCTTTCCGAACGCGGCTACACCTGTCAGCAGATCGCCGGAAAAACTTGCCTCGACAATGGCTACATCAAAGGAATTCTAGTGTTGTTACGCCAAGGAGAGGACCGACTTATTGCTGCAGTCGAGAAAGGATGGCTGTCCATAAAACTGGCCATAGACATCGCTTGCTCTAAGGACGGTGAAGTACAACAAGCCATGATTGACGCCTATGAAAGCGGTCTACTGAAAGGCGAGCAACTGATGAAGGTTCGCCGATTGATTGACAGACGGAAAACCTTTGGCAAGCAATATGGACAAATGCAAGCAAGCACGGAGAAGACTACACCTCAGAAGCTCCTTAACACCTATCAAAAGGAAGTACGGCGCCAGAAAGTCATGATCAAAAAGTCGGACATCAACGAGCAACGGCTACTGATCATCGTTACGGCCATGCGCAAATTAATGGCCGACGATTACTTCAGCACCCTGCTTCGCAACGAAGAAATCCCTGATTTACCCAAGCCTCTCGCAGACCGGATATTTGGGGAGAATCAGTGATGTCAGAGATCAAGCAGGCTTTCGAGCAACGTGTCATTGCGATTCCAGTGGATCAAATTCTTCCATCGCGGAAGGTCGATCACCTGATGGCTGGTAGTAAAAAATATGCCAGCATTCTGAGCTCGATAAAAGAACTAGGCGTGATTGAACCTTTGGTGGTTCATCCCATACAGGTCATGGCTGGTGGGATATCTTCGTTCATGTTGTTGGATGGACACCTTCGGCTAGAAGCACTCAAGTCACTCGGTGCGACTGAGGCCCTTTGCCTGATTTCTACGGATGACGAGAGTTTTACTTACAACCGGCAAATCAACCGGCTAACGCCGATACAAGAACATAAAATGATCGTCTCTGCGTTGAAAAAGGGGATCGAAGCCTCTCGTATTGCAACAGTGCTAGGGATCAATGTTGATCGAGTCCACGCACGAGAAAATTTACTTCGGGGCATCGCGCCAGAGGCAGCGGAAATGCTTAAGGTTCGCATGGTGTCGCAGGATGTATTTCGGTGCCTTCGTCAGATGAAACCAATTCGGCAGATCGAAACGGTTGAAATGATGATCTCGGCCAATTGCTTCACCAGGAATTACGCTCAAATGGTGTTGGCAGCGTCTCGTCCTGAGATGCTGATTGAACAAAAGAAAAAGCCAACCAATGAAGTCAGTGCAGTGGACATTGCACGGATGGAGCGGGAAATGGAAAATTTGCAACACGACTATAAACAAGTCGAAGATACTTTGGGTGAAACGATGCTGGTCTTGGTTGTTGCCAAAGGGTACCTCATGCGTCTTCTTCGAAATCAAGCCATTGCTCTCTACCTGACACACCACTACGCAGAACTGCTTGAGGAGCTGGTCTCAATAATGGAGGCGGTGACATCAGATGCCCGCCAGCTAGAACGGGAATAACAATACGTCATTAAGGACTATGCTGATATTTTCCATGGAGGAATCGAGATGTCCAACGAAGACCTGCTCCCTTCCCTGCTATTCAAACTCAACGATAATCAGCTCGCTTTAGAAGCTGCAATCTTGGAGCTTTCAAACTGGGTCGAGCAACGCGGGTCAACTGATGTCGCTAACAACGTGCGCGGAGCCCTGGAAGCCATCGACAAAACGAAGAGTTCATCAAGATGACGCTTTCAGTCATGATGGCGCCTGAATGACGACGGTCAGGATTTTCTGTTGTTAGCGAATGTCTGCAATGGGTCGTTCACTGCCGGTAATGTTTGCTAAGGGGGCGGGTAAAATCCTCGCAGATAGTTGGTTAGGTCAAATGCAAATGGGTGGTCAAGTCATTCTAATTGCCCAAGCGTCAGCGGATTTGGAGAAGTGGCTCAAGCCAATGGCGAGTTCAGCTAGTCTTCCCACATCAGTTACTCAAGGATGATTCCCATGTCAGATAACTCCGAAGCCAACATAGCCACAGCAGACGCACTCACACTACTCCTGCACAACCAGCACGCCATGTGTGCGGCCATTGAGGAGGTGACCAAGTGGCTTTCTGAGAATGGTGTGGGGAGCGTTGCCTCTAACGCAATTGCGGCCATGGAAACGCTGGACCGGAATGCTCAAGACATCACAGGCGCAATCATGCGACTACGGCAGTTATAGGTATGCCTTAGCTGATACGGGCATATTCAAATTTATTTGCCCTTTCCGCTTGATAAGTGACACCCATAGTGCAACAGTATTAGTAGAACACCCTAACTGATACGTGAGGCACATCA of the Pseudomonas sp. MAG733B genome contains:
- a CDS encoding plasmid partitioning protein RepB C-terminal domain-containing protein — translated: MSEIKQAFEQRVIAIPVDQILPSRKVDHLMAGSKKYASILSSIKELGVIEPLVVHPIQVMAGGISSFMLLDGHLRLEALKSLGATEALCLISTDDESFTYNRQINRLTPIQEHKMIVSALKKGIEASRIATVLGINVDRVHARENLLRGIAPEAAEMLKVRMVSQDVFRCLRQMKPIRQIETVEMMISANCFTRNYAQMVLAASRPEMLIEQKKKPTNEVSAVDIARMEREMENLQHDYKQVEDTLGETMLVLVVAKGYLMRLLRNQAIALYLTHHYAELLEELVSIMEAVTSDARQLERE
- a CDS encoding ParB/RepB/Spo0J family partition protein, which translates into the protein MTVIQTPRRARMHVAEESTIRLIPLKDIRVLNPRARNKQVFAKLVENISALGLKRPITVAPTTNGCEAFEIVCGQGRFEAFQALGEQKIPCIVVSASEADRYLIGLVENLARRKHSNIELLTAIQILSERGYTCQQIAGKTCLDNGYIKGILVLLRQGEDRLIAAVEKGWLSIKLAIDIACSKDGEVQQAMIDAYESGLLKGEQLMKVRRLIDRRKTFGKQYGQMQASTEKTTPQKLLNTYQKEVRRQKVMIKKSDINEQRLLIIVTAMRKLMADDYFSTLLRNEEIPDLPKPLADRIFGENQ
- a CDS encoding recombinase family protein — protein: MSTEHQQYSTENQLDVIRIYAAAHAHEIIKVYTDMGKSGLRLEGRDALKQLFFDVESGRADYSTVLVYDVSRWGRFQDPDVSASYEVRCRQAGVSVQYCAEQFTNDGSPVSNIVKSVKRMMAGEYSRELSVKVFAGQSRLIELGYRQGGPAGFGLRRQLIDSTGSPKNELSVGEHKSIQTDRVILVPGPPGEVEIVLHIYRLFVEEGRSEREIADWLNAQGVLNDRSRKWSRGTVHQVLINEKYVGNNVWNHSSFKLKQTRTQNPPEEWVRANGAFSPIVNLILFQAAQSIIQTRSYRMPDEEMLHVLKAIYERRGFLSGLVIDEAEGCPSSSAYQHRFGSLLRCYSLIGYTPARNYQYIEANKRLREMHPVLLQHTILKIAEVGGDVTVDPNTGLMLINKELSISLVLCRCQVSIAGYKRWKIRFDLGLNPDLTIAVRMKELEEAAQDYYILPTIDMASPHLRLAENNQACLEIYRFETLDILSELTRRADYRRVA
- a CDS encoding WYL domain-containing protein — encoded protein: MSQAKDTLLRLFALLRLIPTEPQRIATSTLLEKLRDKGFSVTLRSVQRDLSRLSIPFSLQCNDSETPFRWSFTRDAPLKLEDMDTPTALALYLSERHLTTLLPQAVLDQLGPQFRRARNFLGDLGNNGLADWAKRVRTVPNGKTLLPASIAPQVWSEVSTGLLERRKLEVTYQSRSKSELKQFRLHPAGLVSRHAISYLVASVDGYDDLRQFALHRIREVRVLDEVAELHATFDVDDYIDTGIFNHRQADAQVELVADVHPQIAALLSETPLSSVQSLSDLPDHSWKRLHAQVSLDRDTLWWIFGLNDNIRVHAPQVWVDEISQKLNNLRTLYCDAVSTST